The [Clostridium] scindens ATCC 35704 nucleotide sequence CCTGCGCGCCGCTTACCTTAATGGTAGTCAGGCCGCCTGACTGCTCTACCTCGCGGTACAGGGACTGCTGCATGCCAAGTCCCAATGATATCATGACGACAATGGATGCCGTGCCGATGACCACTCCGAGGACGGTCAGGAAAGTACGGAGTTTGCGCCGTTTCAGGTTGCTAGTGCTCATCCTCAGAAGGTCCATCCAATTCATCCAGCAATCCCTCCTCTTCATTTAACATCTGCTTTTTCTTCTTTTTTCTGATGATAACGACTGCCACGACAATCCCCACAATGATGACTACAGCGATTGCGATCGGCACTACCGGGACTTTGCCTTGCTCTTCTTGCGGGATTTCCATCATCGCGGCATCGTCCGCGCTCATCTCTGTCACTTCCAACTGAAGATCTTTGGTGGTTGTGGAGACTTTTCCGGCCTCATCTTCGTAACTCAGCGTCATCGTGACCTTTGCCGGTCCCTTTGTTGCCTTCTTGCCTTCCAGCATCGCGTCTATGGATGCCGCCGCGCCGGATTCTACATTTCCTACAAACACTTCTTCCTTCTTAATGCCAGCCCCTTCAAAGGTAGCCTTCACATTATATAGTTTGATGCGTCCCAGATTATAGAGGCTGCAGGAAACATTTCCTTCTTCTCCCACCGCAATGGCCTCCGGGCTTATATCAAAGTCGCTGAACTCAAACCTTGCATCCTGCTTGACAGGAATCGAGATGCTGGAATCCGCCTCTATCTGAGCAGCATTGGCGTCTTCATACTTCATGCCCATGTCGATGCTGTACGGCTTCTGAAGCAGGTCTGCCTTGGCATTGAGCTGGATGGATATATCCGCCGTTCCATTGGCCGCGATTCCGTCCAGATAAATAGAGCTCGCACCGGATGTAGGAAGGAATGCGGGAGCCATAGTCTGCTCATCCTTTCCTTCCGTCGGAGCGTTCAGATTGAACAGCATATTGCTGACTCTGGTGGACTTGGAAGTATTCTTCAGATGGATAGTCAGTGTGAAGTCGCTTCCGGCGCGCACCTCCGCAGGATCCGTGGTGAAGCCTGTGACAATGACCCTTGGGACAGACCCGGAGCCTTCCGAGCCGCCACCGCTAAAAGATGCCCCGCCGTTGCTGAATCCTCCTGCTTCGATGCCCTCATCTCCTCCGGCGTAGACAGCCTGCGGCTGGTCAGAACCGCCGCCAGGCGTGCTGTCCTTCTTTTCTTCCGGCTTCGCTGTCGTATTCACGTAAAAATTCTGGGTTACTTTAGCCTCCTGATCATCACCGATATATCCTTTAAAAACCAGCGTATATCTGGCGGTAGGAACATCTTCTCTCTGGGTAAATTCAAATGCCACTTCCTCCTGTGAGTTGGCCGGTAGCATGCTGATGGTTTTGCGGTAACTTTGGAAATCCGTCTGAAACGGCCATGCATCCCCGGTATCTCCCAGTTCTGGCGCTATTACTACATTTTCCATAGCATTGTTGGTATTATTGGAAATCACCAGTGTCCACTTCTGGGCTTTTCCTGC carries:
- a CDS encoding COG1361 S-layer family protein — protein: MKRLKQILSGVFIAALVAVSAMPAQKAEAAVPELSIASKDNKAPVYQAGKAQKWTLVISNNTNNAMENVVIAPELGDTGDAWPFQTDFQSYRKTISMLPANSQEEVAFEFTQREDVPTARYTLVFKGYIGDDQEAKVTQNFYVNTTAKPEEKKDSTPGGGSDQPQAVYAGGDEGIEAGGFSNGGASFSGGGSEGSGSVPRVIVTGFTTDPAEVRAGSDFTLTIHLKNTSKSTRVSNMLFNLNAPTEGKDEQTMAPAFLPTSGASSIYLDGIAANGTADISIQLNAKADLLQKPYSIDMGMKYEDANAAQIEADSSISIPVKQDARFEFSDFDISPEAIAVGEEGNVSCSLYNLGRIKLYNVKATFEGAGIKKEEVFVGNVESGAAASIDAMLEGKKATKGPAKVTMTLSYEDEAGKVSTTTKDLQLEVTEMSADDAAMMEIPQEEQGKVPVVPIAIAVVIIVGIVVAVVIIRKKKKKQMLNEEEGLLDELDGPSEDEH